The window ACAGCATCCTCTCTTTTGATGTAATGTGCTCTTGTTTAATTTTATTTTGGCAATAGCTTTCCTTAGAATTTCTGACTTCCTGTTATTTAATTGAGATGTTGAGTGCAATTTTGTTCCTTGTTTGTGGTCCAGAATTCTTTGATATATTCCTGGGCTTGTTTCTTTTATGATGAAGGTGTGTTCTGTTACAGTGTCACTACCCCTTCACCATCTTCACCCTTCATTTTGGGGATGGCTTATCATGACATATTCAACTTCTCTTAAGCTTTCTGGTGCTTCTGTATTGTTGTCTGTGCATGTTCTGCTTTTGTATTTGTTGCCAGGACATGTTCTAGGTATATCGTTACAAGCTTGAATGGGTTGCCTCTGGCATGCTTGAACTGTTTCTGATGTTTGTCCTGTCTGATGTCTGCCTGATAAGGGGATTCACTGCTAAGAAATTGTTAACATGCCATGTCACCACCGTTGTACAGGAGATGACCTTGGAGGAGTATGAGAAAGTATTGGAGGAGAAGCGGAAAGCAATACTCGCACTAAAGGCTGAGGAGAGAAAGGTTGAAGTTGACAAGGAGCTGCAGTCCATGCAGCAACTGTCAGTGAAGAAGGATGCTGAGGAAGTATTTATCAAGCTGGTAAGTTATACATGTTGCGGTCCTTCTTCTGCGTGTGGTTATATCGATGCTAATTTTTACCCAACTCCCTGCTGCAGGGCTCTgacaaggagaagaagaaagaaaacacaGAAAGAGAGGAGCGTGCCAAGAAGGTATCCTGCGCATTTCTCTCATGTCCTGTTACTTTGGTCCGAGCAACTGTTGTATCTTTTACTAACTGTTGCGCTATGTTTCCTGTGATGCTGCCTGTCCCTGCCTGAAGTCCCTCAGCATCAACGAATTCCTGAAGCCGGCTGAAGGCGAGAGGTACAGTGGCGGTCGGGGCCGCGGCCGTGGCTTCAGGGGACGCGGCGAGGCCCGTGGCGGGtacaacggcggcggcggcggtggcaggcGACCAGCTGCTGCTCCGGCGATCGAAGACCAGTCCCAGTTTCCGACGCTAGGTGGGAAGTGAAGGGGTCCGTGTCCCGTGCCCTGATCCGACTAGCAGCGGCTCCTCGGTGGTTCGCTCCAGACTGTGTCCTTGTTGAATTGTCAGTACTCAGTAGCGTGTCGTCGTTTCGCCCGTCCGTCTTTTTACCTGTCGCCGTGTCTTCGTCGCCGTCTGTGTATCCCGTGTACACCGGAGGTGCACCCGCCCATCGCCACCCGCCCGTGTCTTGTTTTAGCCGCAGCTTATTCCGTTCATTTCGATAGCACAATGCCATGTATGAGATGTTTTCCTGGTGCACTTGCTGCTGTCATGTGTCTCCTGTGTGCTTGGTTCAGTGATTTTGCTCATCTCAGAATTAAGTCCATCTTCTTTCTTATGGGTTGTTTGTTCACTGTGCATATTTCTGTGGAGAATCATTCTGCCATGGCAAGGCACCTCATGGGTGCTTGTGCAAAGGCTGAACTAAGCCTGGAAAATATAGGCAAATCACAGCACAAAATTGTCCTTGGTTTCTCggaaactactccctccgttcctaaatactcactccgtttttatttactctgcatagaGATTTCAATACGAACTACgcctttttagatatttcaatatgaactacatacagatgtatgtagacatattttagagtatatTCACTcgttttgctctgtatgtagtctatATTTGGAATCTCTAAAAGGATTTATATATAGGAATGGAGGGGGTATGAAACAACTGCATGTACATCATCACACTTGTCTCAGTTCATCCATATAAAGAAGAGCTAACCCATGGCTCATCATAATGTAGTAAAACACTATTACTATACTATCTACTCCACTGATATAAACAGAGTAGCAGCAAAAAGTTACTACATCTCAAGTCAGCTAACATGGTTACACAGATGCAGAGAGCAGCACACATTGCATCATCTTTGGTGCTGGCTGCAGTCTGCGGCAGCTGCTGAAGGGTACCAGAACCTGTTAGACAGGCCCTGCACATGAGCATCCCAGGCGCTCCTCAGGGTGGTCTCAAGGGAGCGGTTCACCCCGCCGACACGTTGCGAATCGGACCGAACCGGGCTGCCCTGCTCCTGGTAGTGCAGCCGGTCGCTCAGCATGCGGCGGCTCATGCTCCCGGCGTCGCTGCTCGGCGCGGAGATGCAGCCGCCGGACTCCACCACCATGTCGCCCTCCAGGATGCGCAGAACCTGACAAACAGTTGGGACATACAAGAAGAAAGGTAAGCAACTAGGCACAACATGGACACTGAATACTGATCATGCTGAGAGCTTCAGGGGGTGAAATGTTTGTGTGGGAGTTGACTGACATGGGACATTCGCGGCCTCGAATGCGGGTCGCGCCGTATGCAGAGGTTCGCCGCGTGCAGCATGCAGTAGACCTCGTTCTCACAGAAGCGGTCCTCGAGGCGCGGGTCGATGAGCTCGTCGATCGCGTGCTCTTCCAGCAATGGCCGGGCCTGTTGCAAACCAAGTTGAATAGGGTTAGAATTTAGTTATACCAGGACAGGATCCTTCCAATGAAGGCTGGGCCTGTCGGAGCAGATGGATCAAAGCAATACAAAATTCATTTTGCTTTCGGATTCTATTGCTGATGGAGCATAAACAGGCATGCAAatatctaaacgctcttatattagtttacagagggagtaccacTTAACTATCGTATGTATTCCTTCAAGAGTATTTTTTTTCAGTTGGTGAAAACTACCGCTTAGCTATCATATTCGTACAGTATGGTTATACCACCACAGTAGGTTCTTGCCATTAACCAGTGGAAAATAAAATTCAGAAAGGGAATTATGATAGTACTATCAATCATCTAATTATTATGATGTGAGCTCACCCATTCAGTCAGGAATTGCTGGCCCTTGGGCCTGTTAATATCGACGGCCTTGCGTCCAGTGACAAGCTCCACAAGAACAACTCCAAACGAGTAGACATCGGCCTTCTCCGTAATTTGCCCGCTCTGCGCATATTCAGGGGCTAGATAACTGCATAACGGTAAAAGAGGCTCAGATTTTTCCCAAATCACAAGTTACACCTGACCAAGCATGGGGAAACTTTTTGTCTGATCAATTACCCAAATGTGCCAATGACTCTTGTATCGACACCCATGTCCCCATCAGGTTGCCATCTAGCCAGGCCGAAATCGCCGACCTGTCACACCATCATGAAGGAAGAGACTTATTTAGCACTGTGGAGCAAAGATAACCAGATACTTATTTAGCACATAGCTTAGCTTAATAAAGTTCCAACATAATCATGTAGGGTATGTGGTAAGCTTTCATAGCATTGAAATCACCCAAATGGCCTTGTTTGCATTGTAGTACTAACAAAGGTTGATGCTCATTTCATACCAGTGGCTCGAAATCATGCGTGACGAGGATGTTGTTCGGTCTCATGTCGCGGTGGATAATGCAGCCGACCCTGCATTCCTCATGGAGGTACCGCAGCCCCCTGGCGGCGCCGACCGCGATCTTCTGCCTGGCAGCCCACCCCAAGGTCTCCTTGTGACGGCCTAACAGAGCACAACCAATGGAGTTCAGTTAGCAAGGCCACACACTCATGCACTGAAGGAAATATTGGTGCATTTCTATCTCAACAACTGAATTTGTCACACTGAGTTTTGCATGATGAGATGATCAGCTTACCATAGAGATGAGTGTCCAGTGATCTGTTGCAGATGTACTCGTAGACCAGCAGCCTCCTCTTGCCCTCGACGCAGAACCCGATGAGCATGACGACGTTCCGGTGCTGCGCGCAGCTGAGCACCTCCACCTCCGAGCAGAACTCGACGTCGCCCTGCGAGCTGCTGGCGAGCCTGTGCTGCTTGACGGCGATGGCCTGGCCGTCAGGCAGCACCCCTCGGTGCACCGACCCGAACCCACCCTCGGCCAGGAAGTTGGCCCTGGAGAAGCCGCCGGTGGCGTGCTCCAGCTCGGCGTAGCTGAACCACCGCGGCGGCTTCCCGAACACCGGCGTCTTGTGCTGGCACACCGAGCAGAGCGGCGGCGGCCCCGGCGCAGGGGTCCGGGAGAGGGACACGACGTCCCTGACGTTGCCTCTGAAGTTGAGGTCGGACCTGCTCCTCACGGCGCTGATCTCGGTCAGTAGGTCCAGCTTGGCGATCTTCTCCAGCAGCGCGTCCGCCGTCGGGGTTCTTCGGCGGGTTGGTGTTGGTCTTGGGGATGCGGCGGGTCGCTGCAGGATGTCGGCCATCCATGGCTGGAGTGACGGCGAGGCTGCTGCTGATGCTGCCTGAGGAGTTGGAGCTGAAGCTTCACTGTCAGGGCCAGATAGTACATTGGCTGCTGCTCTCTTGAGAGGGCTACTATCTGTTTCTGAAACACAAACTGTAGTGGTGCCATGGCCTGAGCTTGCGGCGGAGGATGCTCCGGTGGAATCGTCGAACGCCTCCGTCTCCGGCGAGCTGCTGTCTGTTTCTGAAGCGAACAATGGAGAGGTTGCAGGGTCTGTTGAGCTTGACACAGAGGTTGCATCGGCATTCCTGGTTTCTTCTTTCTTCAGAGAGCTGCTGTCTGTTTCTGAAGCACGCAATGGAGAATTGCCTGGGTTTGTTGAGTTTGACACAGAGGATGTTTCCTCggattcttcttcttc is drawn from Aegilops tauschii subsp. strangulata cultivar AL8/78 chromosome 1, Aet v6.0, whole genome shotgun sequence and contains these coding sequences:
- the LOC109782876 gene encoding uncharacterized protein, with protein sequence MAAGEPTRAAVVVAARAAAREVPRAAAAWALAHVARPGDAVLILVLMPPPPPAAASGRRPWSFPFFAGACASAHAAAPAQRSDVSDLCAQMTLTLRDLYDPTKVNLRVRIVAGAGPGAVAAEAKRALASWVVLDRDLKVEETRCMEELQCNIVAVRRSRPKVLRLNLACSTEETRPEPAAPPPQPEPSASGDVEHEMVSVREPAVKTPSCIPDSETPSGSTDDAGASSSVSTSDPGAASPLSASSEAGICISLKKKEEAEDVRASSVPSSSEEPGISPLCALEESGISLMKKEEEESEETSSVSNSTNPGNSPLRASETDSSSLKKEETRNADATSVSSSTDPATSPLFASETDSSSPETEAFDDSTGASSAASSGHGTTTVCVSETDSSPLKRAAANVLSGPDSEASAPTPQAASAAASPSLQPWMADILQRPAASPRPTPTRRRTPTADALLEKIAKLDLLTEISAVRSRSDLNFRGNVRDVVSLSRTPAPGPPPLCSVCQHKTPVFGKPPRWFSYAELEHATGGFSRANFLAEGGFGSVHRGVLPDGQAIAVKQHRLASSSQGDVEFCSEVEVLSCAQHRNVVMLIGFCVEGKRRLLVYEYICNRSLDTHLYGRHKETLGWAARQKIAVGAARGLRYLHEECRVGCIIHRDMRPNNILVTHDFEPLVGDFGLARWQPDGDMGVDTRVIGTFGYLAPEYAQSGQITEKADVYSFGVVLVELVTGRKAVDINRPKGQQFLTEWARPLLEEHAIDELIDPRLEDRFCENEVYCMLHAANLCIRRDPHSRPRMSHVLRILEGDMVVESGGCISAPSSDAGSMSRRMLSDRLHYQEQGSPVRSDSQRVGGVNRSLETTLRSAWDAHVQGLSNRFWYPSAAAADCSQHQR